A region of Cellulophaga sp. RHA19 DNA encodes the following proteins:
- the queG gene encoding tRNA epoxyqueuosine(34) reductase QueG, whose protein sequence is MLPIVHKENATTLIKEEAKRLGFISCGVSKAEFLEEEAPRLESWLNKNMNGQMSYMENHFDKRLDPTKLVDGSKSVISLLLNYYPEATQNDDALKISKYAYGQDYHHVIKSKLRALQEFITDNIGEVEGRAFVDSAPVLDKAWAAKSGLGWIGKNSNLITQRVGSFYFIAELIVDIELAYDSAVTDHCGTCTACIDACPTQAIVDPYVVDGSKCISYFTIELKNEIPAEVRGKFDDWIFGCDVCQDVCPWNKFSKPHNEPLFNPHPDLLSMTKKDWEEITEDVFRKVFKKSAVKRTKFSGLQRNIDFLE, encoded by the coding sequence ATGTTACCTATTGTACATAAAGAAAATGCAACGACTTTGATAAAAGAAGAAGCCAAACGACTAGGTTTTATTTCTTGTGGAGTTTCTAAAGCTGAGTTTTTAGAGGAAGAAGCTCCTCGTTTAGAGAGTTGGTTAAACAAAAATATGAATGGGCAAATGTCTTATATGGAAAACCATTTTGACAAACGTCTAGATCCAACTAAATTAGTTGATGGTTCTAAATCTGTAATATCATTACTGCTAAATTATTATCCAGAGGCTACTCAAAATGATGATGCTTTAAAGATTTCTAAATATGCTTACGGTCAAGATTATCATCACGTTATAAAATCTAAACTAAGAGCATTGCAGGAGTTTATTACCGACAATATTGGTGAGGTAGAGGGTAGGGCGTTTGTAGATTCTGCTCCTGTTTTAGACAAAGCTTGGGCGGCAAAAAGCGGTTTGGGTTGGATAGGTAAAAACAGTAACCTAATAACTCAAAGAGTAGGTTCTTTTTATTTTATAGCAGAGTTAATTGTAGATATAGAATTGGCTTACGATAGTGCTGTAACAGACCATTGTGGTACCTGCACCGCTTGTATAGATGCTTGCCCTACGCAGGCAATTGTAGATCCTTATGTTGTGGATGGTAGCAAGTGTATATCTTATTTTACCATAGAATTAAAAAATGAAATTCCTGCTGAGGTTAGAGGTAAGTTTGATGATTGGATTTTTGGTTGCGATGTTTGCCAAGATGTATGTCCTTGGAATAAGTTTTCTAAACCACACAATGAGCCCTTATTTAATCCGCATCCAGATTTATTATCTATGACCAAAAAAGACTGGGAAGAGATAACAGAAGATGTTTTTAGAAAAGTGTTTAAGAAATCTGCAGTGAAGCGTACTAAATTTTCGGGATTACAACGCAACATAGATTTTTTAGAATAA
- the thiS gene encoding sulfur carrier protein ThiS, with protein sequence MIPINVNNKEHLIPRETNVSQLIKTLEITIFGVAIAINGGVIPKSSWSSTILQPHDNVLLIRPAQGG encoded by the coding sequence ATGATACCCATAAACGTAAATAACAAAGAGCACTTAATTCCTAGAGAAACTAATGTGTCTCAACTAATAAAAACTCTAGAAATAACCATTTTTGGTGTTGCCATTGCCATTAACGGCGGTGTAATACCAAAAAGCAGCTGGAGTTCTACCATTTTACAACCCCATGACAATGTATTACTAATACGTCCTGCTCAAGGAGGGTAA
- the ppk1 gene encoding polyphosphate kinase 1 yields the protein MSKLFNSKYYHRDLSWLRFNHRVLQEIKDKRNPLYERIKFLAIFSSNLDEFFKVRVSDIRQIKDLEKPLRKKLITKPNKVLAEIKKQVNQQQQEFGSAFLDEIIPDLKKENIHLINFKDFNKQQKLYAEDYYSSNLKNTVDIQTGPSSIKNSIFAKNEASYLVALKEEEQIELVEIPDNQPRFVVFPSTDQTFYITFLDDILKHNLLNKNSKEYYALKISRDAELYIEDEFSGDLMQKILDALPKRKTGQATRALIDASAPIALLEAVKNALDIYNTDIIFGGVYHNFKDFFSFPNPTKKKLNNVNLEPIPHSLLTKYNSVFDAIEAKDQLIHYPYQSFEPVIKLLEEAAVSPEVKTIKMTLYRLAKTSRLNTAIAKAAKAGKNVIIFIEAKARFDEDNNLRWGKIFKENGAKVIYSYPGIKVHSKILYIEKEIKGKLKTYSYIGTGNFNEKTAKLYTDFGLMTANSKICKELNRVFLVLEGVLIVPKAKKLLISPFTSRHIFSTMVEKEIELAQAGKKGLIVLKMNSLEDKKMIQLLYKASNAGVQIRLLIRGICCLVPGIKGQSENITITSILDRYLEHGRVYLFGNNGDEKLFIGSADWMTRNLSHRIEVITPIKDKENFKIVKDILNIQLSDNVKARIIDADQKNNYVTNNNTIVQSQLATYNYFKNQ from the coding sequence ATGAGCAAGCTTTTCAATTCTAAATATTACCACAGAGATTTATCTTGGTTACGTTTTAACCATCGAGTTTTACAAGAAATTAAAGACAAAAGAAATCCGCTGTATGAGCGTATAAAATTTTTAGCAATTTTTTCTTCTAATTTAGATGAGTTTTTTAAAGTTCGTGTATCTGACATTAGACAAATAAAAGACTTAGAAAAACCACTGCGTAAAAAATTAATAACTAAACCAAACAAGGTACTTGCAGAAATTAAAAAACAAGTTAACCAACAACAACAAGAATTTGGAAGTGCTTTTTTAGATGAAATTATTCCCGATTTAAAAAAGGAAAATATTCACTTAATTAATTTTAAAGATTTTAACAAACAACAAAAACTATATGCAGAGGATTATTATAGTTCTAATTTAAAAAATACAGTAGATATACAAACTGGCCCCAGCTCTATTAAAAATTCAATTTTTGCAAAAAATGAAGCATCATACTTAGTTGCTTTAAAAGAAGAAGAACAAATAGAATTAGTTGAGATACCTGACAACCAACCACGCTTTGTTGTTTTTCCATCTACAGACCAAACATTTTACATTACTTTTTTAGATGACATTTTAAAACACAACCTCTTAAACAAAAACAGTAAAGAGTACTATGCTTTAAAAATTTCTAGAGATGCAGAACTGTATATTGAAGATGAATTCTCTGGAGATCTAATGCAAAAAATTCTTGATGCATTACCTAAAAGAAAAACAGGGCAAGCAACACGTGCACTTATAGACGCAAGCGCTCCAATTGCACTTTTAGAAGCTGTTAAAAATGCATTAGACATATACAACACAGATATTATTTTTGGCGGTGTTTATCATAATTTTAAAGATTTCTTTAGTTTCCCAAATCCAACAAAAAAGAAACTAAACAACGTAAACCTAGAGCCTATTCCCCATTCTTTGCTAACTAAATACAACTCTGTTTTTGACGCCATAGAAGCAAAAGATCAACTTATACATTATCCGTATCAATCTTTTGAGCCCGTTATAAAATTATTAGAAGAAGCTGCTGTTTCTCCAGAGGTAAAGACCATAAAAATGACTTTGTATCGTTTAGCAAAAACATCTAGGCTAAATACTGCTATTGCAAAAGCTGCAAAAGCAGGTAAAAATGTAATTATTTTTATTGAGGCAAAAGCAAGGTTTGATGAGGATAACAATTTAAGATGGGGTAAAATATTTAAAGAAAATGGTGCAAAGGTAATTTACAGCTATCCAGGAATTAAAGTACACTCTAAAATCTTATACATAGAAAAAGAGATTAAGGGCAAACTTAAAACCTATAGTTACATTGGAACAGGCAATTTTAACGAAAAAACGGCTAAGCTATATACCGACTTTGGCTTAATGACGGCAAATAGCAAAATATGTAAAGAGTTAAATCGTGTTTTTCTGGTTTTAGAAGGTGTTTTAATTGTTCCTAAAGCCAAAAAACTACTTATATCTCCTTTTACATCTAGGCATATATTTTCTACTATGGTAGAAAAAGAAATTGAATTAGCACAAGCTGGCAAAAAAGGCTTAATTGTCTTAAAAATGAACAGCCTTGAAGATAAAAAAATGATTCAACTACTTTACAAAGCCAGCAATGCTGGTGTACAAATACGGTTGTTAATTCGCGGGATTTGTTGTTTAGTTCCTGGCATAAAGGGCCAGAGCGAGAACATTACAATTACCAGTATTTTAGACAGATATTTAGAGCATGGGCGAGTTTACCTTTTTGGAAATAACGGAGACGAAAAACTTTTTATTGGATCTGCAGATTGGATGACGCGCAACCTATCTCACAGAATAGAAGTAATTACCCCTATAAAGGATAAAGAGAATTTTAAAATAGTAAAAGACATTTTAAATATTCAGCTATCAGACAATGTAAAAGCAAGAATTATAGACGCTGATCAAAAAAATAATTATGTTACAAACAATAACACCATAGTACAATCTCAGCTAGCTACTTACAACTATTTTAAAAATCAATAA